The following proteins are co-located in the Maridesulfovibrio sp. genome:
- a CDS encoding argininosuccinate synthase, translating to MSKIEKVVLAYSGGLDTSIILKWIKQEYDCEVITLTADLGQGEELDGIEEKALRTGATKAFVEDLREEFARDFIFPAFRAGAIYEGRYLLGTSIARPLIAKRMVEIAEMEGAQALAHGATGKGNDQVRFELGGMGMNPKLKHIAPWREWDLKSRTDLMKFAEENDIEIPNTRKKPWSMDANMLHVSFEGAELEDPWNAPSPESYRYCRPIEKAPDEAEIITIDFEKGDPVAINGTKYSPAALIEKLNELGGKHGIGRVDMVENRFVGMKSRGVYETPGGTIMHIAHRDLEGLCMDREVMHLRDSLIPKYAEMIYNGFWFAPERIALQAMIDETQKTVTGTVRLKLYKGNAIPEGRKSPYSLYREDLATFEEDEVYNQKDAEGFIKLVGLRLKGKTSSGSEWIKESDVADVD from the coding sequence TCTGGATACCTCCATCATCCTGAAATGGATCAAGCAGGAGTACGACTGCGAAGTTATTACCCTTACTGCCGACCTCGGTCAGGGTGAGGAGCTTGACGGTATTGAGGAAAAAGCTCTCAGGACCGGAGCAACCAAGGCTTTCGTAGAAGACCTGCGTGAAGAATTCGCACGTGATTTCATTTTTCCCGCTTTCCGTGCCGGTGCCATCTATGAAGGTCGCTACCTGCTCGGAACTTCCATTGCACGTCCGCTGATTGCCAAGAGAATGGTTGAGATTGCGGAAATGGAAGGAGCACAGGCTCTGGCCCACGGTGCAACCGGTAAAGGTAACGACCAGGTTCGTTTCGAACTGGGCGGAATGGGCATGAACCCCAAGCTCAAGCACATCGCTCCTTGGCGTGAATGGGATCTCAAGTCCCGTACCGATCTCATGAAATTTGCAGAAGAGAATGATATCGAGATTCCCAACACCCGTAAAAAGCCTTGGTCCATGGATGCCAATATGCTCCATGTCAGCTTTGAAGGTGCTGAGCTTGAAGATCCTTGGAATGCTCCGTCTCCGGAATCTTACCGTTACTGCCGTCCCATTGAGAAAGCACCGGATGAAGCTGAAATCATCACCATTGATTTCGAAAAGGGTGATCCTGTAGCAATCAACGGTACCAAGTATTCTCCGGCAGCTCTTATTGAAAAACTCAACGAGCTGGGCGGCAAGCACGGTATCGGTCGTGTGGATATGGTTGAGAACCGTTTCGTGGGCATGAAGTCCCGTGGCGTGTACGAAACCCCCGGTGGAACCATCATGCATATCGCGCACCGCGACCTTGAAGGTCTTTGCATGGACCGCGAAGTCATGCACCTGCGTGACAGCTTGATCCCCAAATATGCTGAGATGATCTACAACGGTTTCTGGTTTGCTCCTGAGCGTATCGCGTTGCAGGCCATGATTGATGAAACCCAGAAGACCGTAACCGGTACTGTAAGACTGAAGCTCTACAAGGGTAATGCAATTCCCGAAGGCCGTAAGTCTCCTTACTCTTTGTACCGTGAAGATCTCGCTACCTTCGAAGAAGACGAAGTATACAACCAGAAAGACGCTGAAGGCTTTATCAAGCTGGTAGGTCTGCGTCTCAAAGGCAAAACTTCTTCCGGCTCCGAGTGGATCAAAGAATCTGACGTCGCTGACGTAGATTAG